One Spea bombifrons isolate aSpeBom1 chromosome 1, aSpeBom1.2.pri, whole genome shotgun sequence DNA window includes the following coding sequences:
- the DEPDC1B gene encoding DEP domain-containing protein 1B, whose amino-acid sequence MEHRIIGPGPYRATKLWNETIELFRAGMPQRRHRVHFKTYDKCFTASEAVDCLHELLQCNQNFGPEVTRNQTVQLLKKFQKNHVIEDVKGRWGREDFEDNGCLYRFPPTSPLKPYPRRPQYGMEPVPFPKWAEKESPAPQGRVPVKPIVMNSEMWYKRHSIAIGEVPVCRLVYRRELSPADVEEIWRSKTLSHLQKILGLDSLNDVMDAKLVHGKHIVHNVYNINKQNIVVLEDKSKELPHWLLSAMKCLANWPNCSDLKQPMYLGFEKDVFKTIADYYSYLQEPLLTFQLFDVFVNVLGLLHRKLIAIEALQVCCLLLPSENRRKLQLLMRMMARMSLNREMPPLCDTVGNRALVVQTFSRCILRSKEEADLGELLSTKLVTFMMDNYQDILSVPITLKNAVEDYVFHQRRVQIKYPGADTDATIHPTIPQPQMSHSNSHEYEYQKTNKPQDPLKVLLEDIITNKQLSSKEKKKRLKQFQRSHPEIYKERFPTPESEASLFPEKMSLKSQLSFFTLKRPFQPFQRTRSFRM is encoded by the exons ATGGAGCACCGGATAATCGGGCCAGGGCCGTACCGGGCCACTAAGCTG TGGAACGAGACCATTGAGCTTTTCCGCGCCGGGATGCCGCAGAGAAGACACCGTGTTCACTTTAAAACATACGACAAGTGCTTCACTGCGTCGGAGGCCGTGGACTGCCTGCACGAGCTGCTTCAGTGCAACCAGAACTTTGGGCCGGAGGTGACCCGCAACCAAACCGTCCAGCTCCTGAAAAAGTTCCAAAAGAACCACGTCATTGAAGACGTGAAGGGCCGATGGGGGAGGGAAGACTTTGAAGACAACGGCTGCTTATACAG GTTTCCACCGACCTCACCGCTAAAACCGTATCCAAGAAGACCGCAGTACGGCATGGAGCCCGTCCCTTTCCCGAAGTGGGCAGAAAAAGAATCTCCCGCGCCGCAGGGTCGTGTTCCTGTGAAGCCCATCGTAATG aattCTGAGATGTGGTACAAAAGGCACAGCATTGCGATAGGAGAGGTGCCTGTCTGCCGGCTCGTGTATCGCAGAGAGTTATCGCCAGCCGACGTTGAAGAAATTTGGAGATCTAAAACTTTGTCGCA TTTGCAGAAAATTCTTGGGCTGGATTCTCTGAACGATGTAATGGATGCCAAGTTGGTCCATGGAAAGCACATAGTACACAATGTCTACAATATCAATAAACAGAATATTGTGGTTTTGGAAGACAAATCAA AAGAGCTTCCTCATTGGTTATTATCAGCAATGAAATGTCTGGCAAATT ggcCCAACTGCTCAGACCTGAAGCAGCCAATGTACTTGGGGTTTGAAAAGGATGTCTTTAAAACCATTGCTGATTACTACAGTTACCTGCAAGAACCACTTCTTACATTTCAGctttttgatgtttttgtgAATGTCCTTG GTCTTCTGCACAGAAAGCTCATCGCCATTGAAGCTCTTCAGGTTTGCTGTCTTCTTCTGCCATCGGAAAATCGCAGGAAACTTCAGCTCCTAATGAGGATGATGGCGAGAATGAGCCTGAACAGAGAAATGCCGCCTTTATGCGATACCGTTGGAAACCGGGCACTG GTAGTGCAGACCTTTTCTCGTTGTATCCTTCGTTCTAAAGAAGAAGCTGACCTGGGTGAACTCTTGTCCACAAAGCTAGTGACATTTATGATGGACAATTATCAAGACATTTTGAGTGTTCCCATAACTCTGAAAAATGCAGTGGAGGATTATGTTTTCCATCAGCGGCGTGTTCAG attaaaTACCCTGGTGCTGACACCGATGCAACAATACACCCTACCATCCCTCAGCCTCAGATGAGCCACAGTAATTCCCATGAGTATGAGTATCAGAAGACAAATAAACCCCAAGATCCCTTGAAAGTATTACTGGAGGATATCATCACTAATAAACAGCTATcatcaaaggaaaaaaagaaaagactaaaACAG ttCCAGAGATCCCATcctgaaatatacaaagaacggTTCCCTACCCCTGAAAGTGAAGCATCTCTGTTTCCAGAAAAAATGAGTCTCAAATCTCAGCTCTCCTTCTTTACATTAAAACGGCCTTTCCAGCCATTTCAGAGGACACGCAGCTTTCGAATGTAG